In the Brassica napus cultivar Da-Ae chromosome A7, Da-Ae, whole genome shotgun sequence genome, one interval contains:
- the LOC106356909 gene encoding coniferyl alcohol acyltransferase-like, with protein MGEAAEQARDCDFHVTTTRKQLITAALPLQDHWLPLSNLDLILPPVHVSVCFCYKKPRNMTNSMAHETLKTALAETLVSYYAFAGEIVTNPTGEPEILCNNRGVDFMEAGADVDLRELNLYDPDESIAKLVPIKKHGVIAIQVTQLKCGSIVVGCTFDHRVADAYSMNMFLVSWAEISRSDVPISCVPSFRRSLLNPRRPLVMDSAIDQMYIPVTSLPPPQETTNPDSILASRLYYIKADALDDLQALASGSKRRTKLESFSAFLWKLVAKHAATDPVPSKNSKLGIVVDGRRRLMEQENNTYFGNVLSIPFGGQKIDDLVNKPLSWVTEVVHRFLESSVTKEHFLNLIDWVETRRPTPTVSRIYSTGSEDGPAFVVSSGRSFPVTQVDFGWGSPVFGSYHFPWGGNAGYVMPMPSSVEDGDWMVYLHLTKGQLKFIEEEASQVLKPIDNNYLKI; from the exons GCACGTGATTGTGACTTCCATGTGACCACCACTAGGAAGCAGCTCATCACGGCGGCTCTTCCACTCCAGGACCACTGGCTCCCTCTCTCAAACCTCGACCTCATCCTTCCTCCTGTCCACGTCAGCGTTTGTTTCTGCTACAAGAAACCACGTAACATGACTAATTCAATGGCTCATGAAACCCTCAAGACGGCTTTGGCTGAGACTCTCGTCTCCTATTACGCTTTTGCCGGCGAGATTGTCACTAATCCCACCGGAGAACCTGAGATTCTCTGCAACAACCGCGGTGTAGATTTCATGGAGGCCGGTGCTGACGTGGACCTCCGAGAGCTTAACCTCTATGATCCTGATGAAAGTATTGCCAAGCTTGTTCCCATCAAGAAACATGGTGTCATAGCGATTCAG GTGACTCAACTGAAATGTGGGAGCATAGTTGTGGGATGCACATTTGATCATCGTGTAGCAGATGCGTATTCCATGAACATGTTCCTTGTATCGTGGGCCGAGATCTCTCGATCTGATGTACCAATCTCTTGTGTACCATCGTTTAGAAGATCTCTATTAAACCCTAGAAGACCATTGGTCATGGATTCAGCTATAGACCAGATGTACATACCTGTCACTTCCTTGCCCCCTCCGCAAGAAACTACCAATCCAGACAGTATCCTCGCCAGTCGTCTCTATTACATCAAAGCGGATGCACTAGACGACCTTCAAGCCCTAGCTAGCGGCTCAAAACGTAGGACGAAACTTGAATCGTTCAGCGCGTTTCTATGGAAACTCGTGGCCAAACACGCGGCAACAGATCCAGTCCCGAGCAAGAACTCGAAACTAGGAATCGTTGTTGATGGAAGGAGGAGACTTATGGAGCAAGAAAACAATACTTACTTCGGAAACGTTCTTTCAATCCCATTTGGAGGACAAAAGATCGATGACTTGGTCAACAAGCCATTGTCTTGGGTGACCGAAGTGGTTCACAGGTTCTTGGAGAGTTCTGTGACCAAAGAACATTTCTTGAACTTGATTGATTGGGTTGAGACACGCCGCCCAACACCTACGGTTTCAAGAATCTACAGCACCGGGTCGGAGGACGGACCCGCCTTTGTCGTTTCTTCAGGGAGGAGTTTTCCGGTGACCCAAGTGGATTTCGGGTGGGGCTCGCCGGTGTTCGGATCTTATCATTTCCCATGGGGAGGTAATGCAGGATATGTGATGCCTATGCCGAGCTCGGTGGAGGATGGAGACTGGATGGTTTACTTGCACCTCACGAAAGGACAGTTGAAGTTTATTGAGGAAGAGGCTTCTCAAGTGCTTAAACCTATTGACAATAATTACCTCAAGATTTAA